A region of the Corynebacterium renale genome:
GCGCTGCGGGCGCACGCGTGGCGGATGGAAGAACTAGAAAACCGTGCCGACGGCGTCGCCGGCCAATACACGCACCCCGAGAAACCCGGCGACATTGCTGGCGCGCCCTCGTGGGACGCCGTCGCGGGCACCCTCGGTTCTACGGATCAGCACGGGCGCATTTCACCAGAGTTGGCGCAACTACTCGAAGAGCAAGAACAGCAGCCTGAGCCGGAGGAAGCAGCCGGCCGCCACGAAGCTGCCGCTGAGCCGGAAGACGACGCTGATACGGATGCCGTCTACGTCGACGAAGTCACAGCGGAGCCGGAGCCGGAACCGGAACCTGAGCCCGAAGACGATGAAGACGAAGGCCGCGGTGCCCGCCGCGTCGAAGACGGCGGCATTTCCGTCGCTGAACTCATGGCGCGTATGAAGAAGCGCTCCTCCTAGAAAGCGCCCATGACACCACCTCGCATGAATATCGCCGTGGCTACCTCCGAGCACGCGGATGGTAGCCTCGCCGAAACTCTCGCCGACCTGCTGGGGCACGCCGGCCACGACGTCCACACGATCCCGGTCCAGGAACTGCAGCATGCAGAAGACCTCCGCCACACCCAGGCGCTCATCCTTGTTACTGCTGACGCCGAACTCCCGGACGTCGCCGCGCACATCAGCGACCTCGCCCGCCCTGGGCTCATCGTCGCCCACACCAGCTTGTGGCACAGTTTTCAGGTGCTTGACGACGCCGAGGTAGCCGGCGCGCTCGTCGGAAGCCTCGCGCCTATCGGTGATGACACGTGGGCGATCGACGGAGCCAACGAACTCATCACCACCATTCTGGAACTCCTGGTAGGGGAGTTGAAGTGCAATTTCGTGGAGCTCGAGCCGGCAGAACGTCGGATAGCAGTGTCGCGGCGAGTGTGGCACGGGCTGAGCCGGGCAGTGGCACGCCGCGCTGACCCGTCCGTACACGTGCCGGCCCTGCCGTGGGTGGGGGACCTGGATGTGTACGTTAACTCCTTTCCCGAGGGAGACCACCTAGTCAAAGACCTGACCACACTGATCGGGATGGTCGCGGCATGGAATGGGGATGCGGACGCCGAACTGTGGGCGCTGGGGCGCGACTTCTGACCTGTAGAGGGCAGTGGCCGGGCCCACAACCTGCCCGAGTAGACTTCCAGGCACTACGCCCGTGACGACTACGAAGGAGAAACAATGGCTCTTGAGTTGGGTACGGCAGCGCTGATCTCGGACCCACAGCGGGCAACGATGACAGCTTCTGCCCTGCGGAAGACCGGGAAGCCCGTCGTTGCGGTTCCCGTCGGCCGAGTCATCCATGGTGGCCACCAAGCCCTGCTGCGGGCAGCGCGCCGCCTGCCGGGCGCGGTGGTGTTCGCGGTTGTACAGAACACGGACGACGCCGAACTCCTGAAGGCCGAAGGCGTGGACTTTACGGTCCTCCTCCCGCGGGAAGCCACGGACACGCTCGTCGTGCCTGCTGATTACGGGTTGGAGGATCCAGGTCGCTTGGCCCACGACCTGACGTACCTGGTGCGGGTGGCCGGGGTGTTGCGCCCGCAGGCCATGATTTTGGGGGAGAAGGACGCCGAACTGTTGGCCGCTTTCCAACGCGCGGTCACCGACCTGCAGCTGGGCTTAAAGATCCGTTCGGTGCCTACCGTGCGCATGCCCGATGGCCTGGCACTGTCTGTGCGTAACGAACGCATCGCTCCGACCGTGCGCGATAAGGCGATTGCGATTTCTGCAGCGCTGACCGCAGGCGCGTACGCCGCCGAGTATGGGGCGGCGAAGGTTATAGAAACGGCGCGCGACGTCCTCGCTGCCGCTGGGCTTGCCCCGGATTACCTGGAGGTGCGCAGCCCCGATATGGGACCAGCGCCTGCAGAGGGCGACGCCCGCCTGCTGTGCGCGGTGGAGTTGCCGGCCGTCGACGGTGGTACCGTGCGCCTGCTCGATAGCGTGGGCCTGCCCTTAGGGATTGGTTTTAAGAACCTGGATAATCAGGGCTAGCCACCCCTGCAGACCAATTGGGCCGGGGTTCGACTACCCTAGGTGTTCGTGACTACTCAATCTGATTCAAACCCCGCAAACAGCACCGATAACACTACGAACACCGCCGCCACCACGTCGGGCGCGCAGCTTTCTGAGCAGCAGAAAATTCGCCGCGAGAAGCGTTCCCGCCTCCTGGAAGAGGGCGTGGAGGCGTACCCGGTAGAAGTTGATCGCACGCACTCCATCGCAGAGGTGCGGGCCATGTTTACGGTGGTTACCGAGGATCAGGAAACCCCGGCCGAAATCCCCGAAGGTGTTACTGCTCTGCAGCCGGGTGAAGAGACCGAGGTGGAGGTCTCCCTGGTTGGGCGCCTGATGTTTATGCGCAACACCGGCAAGCTGGCTTTCGCTACCCTGCAGGAGGGTGACGGTACCCAGATTCAGGCTATGTTGTCGCAGGCGGTCGTCGGCAAGGAAGCTTTGGACCTGTGGAAGCGCGACGTTGACCTGGGTGACTTCGTCTCTGTGCGCGGCAAGGTTGTTGCTTCGAAGCGTGGCGAGCTCTCCATCATGGCTGCCTCTTGGGAGATGGTCTCGAAGGCTTTGCGCCCGCTGCCGGTGTCTTTCGCGGAGATGAATGAGGACTCCCGTGTGCGTCACCGTTACACCGACCTGATTATGCGCGAGCAGGCCCGCAAGAATGCGCTGACCCGTATCAAGGTGTTGGCTGCCGTGCGTCATTTCATGGAAAAGCGTGGCTTCCTTGAGGTGGAGACCCCGATGCTGCAGACCCTGCACGGTGGCGCTGCGGCGCGTCCGTTCATCACGCATTCCAACGCGTTGGACATTGACCTTTACCTGCGCATCGCTCCGGAGCTGTTCCTGAAGCGTTGCGTTGTCGGCGGTTTGGAGAAGGTCTTCGAGATTAACCGCAACTTCCGCAATGAGGGCATCGACTCCTCCCACTCGCCAGAGTTCGCGATGATGGAAACCTACGAGGCCTTCGGCGATTACCGCACCGGTGCCCGCCTGATCCAGGACCTCATCCAGTCCGTCGCCCAAGAGGTGTACGGCACTCAGGTGGTCACGCTTGCCGACGGCACCGAGTACGACTTCTCCGGTGAGTGGAAAGTCATCGAGATGTACCCGTCCCTGAATGAGGCATTGGCGCGCAAGTACCCGGGCCAGCCTGAGGTGACCATCCACTCCACCGTTGAGGAGCTGCGCGCTCTCGCCGACAACATCGGCATGGAATGGCCGAAGACCGGCGGCTGGGGTCACGGCAAGTTCGTTGAGGAAATCTGGGAGTACCTGTGCGAGGACCAGCTGGACGGCCCGATCTTTGTGACGAACTTCCCGGTCGAGACCTCTCCGCTGGTGCGTGGGCACCGTGAGAAGGAAGGCGTCGTGGAGAAGTGGGACCTCTACGTTCGTGGCTTCGAGCTCGCGACCGGCTACTCCGAGTTGGTGGACCCAGTTATCCAGCGTGAACGTTTCGAGGATCAGGCCCGCCTAGCCGCCGGTGGCGACGACGAGGCAATGGTTCTCGACGAGGACTTCCTGGCCGCCATGGAGCAGGGCATGCCACCGACCTCGGGCACGGGCATGGGCGTTGACCGCCTGCTCATGGCCCTGACTGGTTTGGGTATTCGTGAGACTGTTCTGTTCCCGTTGGTGAAGCCGGAAAACTAAGTACTTTCCAGGCACTGTAAAGCGCGTCCCTTTTTTAGGGGCGCGTTTTTCTTGCGCAGGGTGTCCTGCGGGAGTAAATTCAGGCAAAGTTCAGAATCTGAACATTCTTTTATGTGTATCGGGCTATTTTTATGCCCCAATACCTTAAGGTCTTTTGAAAAAACCTGAAAGAAAATTAAGATACCTGTCATGCCAGCCATTAAGCCAGAGCGCAAGGAAATGCAGCGCAACCGCATCGTCGACGGTACCGTGCGCGCCATTGTGAAAAACGGCCTTGCCAGTCTCTCTGTTTCTGACATTATCCACGAATCCGGCCTGTCCGCCGGGGCCATTTACGGTTACTTCGATGGTAAGGAAGATATTGTCCAGGCCGCGGCCGACAAGCTTCTCGGTATTGATGAGGAACACATCAGCAAGGCGGCGTTGTGCTCCCCGGTGCCAACCCCGTCGGAAGTGCTCGTCCCGATGGTCACCCAGCAGTGGCTCGACGACGTCCCGCCTGGGGCTGTCGTGCAGATTTGGGGGCACGCCAATATCGAAAACTCGGTGCGCGTTTCCGCTATCAAGAAGGTAGAAGCCGTCGAAGCTGCTCTCGGGGAATACTTCACCGCATGGTTTGCCGAGACCGCTGCTTCGCGCGAAGAGGCAGAAATCCGCGCAGCAGAACTCAAGCGTCCAGCGCTGGGGCTACTCCAGGGTGCACTTGTGCAGATGGCGCTGGGGATGGACGCGGAGACGTCGTTAAGCATTGGCCTGGAAGCGCTGCTAGCACGCTAAACGCCACCTCCTGTGACCGCCGCCGCATAGGGCGCAGGTTGGTCACAGGAGGGGGTGAAAACGGGTTATGAACACCCGATTCTGGCTTATGCGGCGCTCCTGAAACCTCTACACTGTTGAGCTCGCCGCGCTACACGCACCCCTGACGGGACGTGGGCGCGGTCAGTTATTTCATGTAGTGGTAGTAAGGATTGATTCTTATGGCAGGTGCGCCGTCTGAGCACACCGAACAGCCCACCCCGCAGTACCGGGTAGGGCCGATCATCACGGTGCTAGTGCTTTCCGCGATGATCATGATTATGAATGAGACCACCCTGTCGGTGGCGCTGCCGTCGATTATGGCGGACTTTGGGGTAGGGGCCGACGTGGTGCAGTGGCTGGTCACCGGCTTCCTGCTCACCATGGCTGTGGTCATACCGACAACCGGGTGGCTGTTGCAGCGCTTCACCACGCGGGCGCTGTTCATCACCTCCCTGACGCTTTTTGTTATCGGTTCCGTGTTGGGTGCACTGGCGCCGGCGTTCTGGGTTTTGTTGCTGGCCCGCGTCGTGCAGGCGTGCGGTACGGCGATGCTGCTGCCCATGCTCATGACGGTCACCCTGACTATCGTCGCCCCCGAGCGCCGTGGCGTCATGATGGGCTTGAACTCTGTGGTCATCTCCGTGGCACCGGCCGTGGGGCCAACTCTGGCGGGCTTCATCATTAACGCCCAGACGTGGCATCACCTGTTCTGGGTCATGGTCCCGATTGGTATCGTCGTGCTCATCGCGGGCATCTTCGTCCTCAAGAACGTGGGTGTGACCCGCAAGGTGCCGCTCGACGTGTTCTCGGTGATCCTGTCGATCATCGCGTTCGGCGCGCTCGTCTATGGCTTATCGACGGTAGGCCAGCTCATCCAGGGCGGCTCCTCCTGGCCGATCGTGGCGCTGCTCATCGGCTTCGTTGGTGTGGCGTTCTTCGCGTACCGTCAGCGGTACCTCGGCCGCACGGGCCGCGCCCTGCTTGACCTCACCCCGTTTACGGTGCGTAACTTCGTGGTCTCCGCAGTGGTTGTGGTCATGGCGATGGCCATGATGCTCGGAACCGTTAACGTCCTGCCGATTTACCTGCAGTCCTCCCTGGGTGTGACCGCGTTGGCTACGGGCCTCATCGTCTTGCCGGGTGGCCTGATTCAGGGCATTATTTCGCCTTTCATTGGTCGCCTCTACGATTCGGTGGGCGCTCGCCCCATCGCTATCCCGGGTGCGTTGCTCATGTTGATTGCGCAGTGGTGGCTGCATTTCATCATCACCCCGGAGACCAGCGTCACCGTCCTGATCTGCGCGCACGTACTCTTCAACGTGGGCATGGCCCTTGTCATGACCCCGCTGATGACGATCTCTCTCGCCTCGCTGCCGGGCCACCTCTACCCCCACGGTTCTGCGGCGATGAATACGCTACAGCAGCTTGGTGGCGCCGCCGGTACCGCGGTGCTTATCGCGGCGATGACCATCGGCACCACCCACGCCATGCAGGGTGGCGCGGCCGCGGAAGCTGCGACGGCGCACGGCACCGGCCAGGCGTTCGTCGCCGGCGGCATCCTGGGGATAATCGCTGTGGTGGCTTCCTTCTTCATCGGCACACCCCCGAAGGTCACCCGCGTGGTTGAAGAAACCCCATAAGTATGTGTTAGGGTAAAAGCATTACTGAACAACCAGGGTTGTTACTTCCCCTCAGCTGGGAAGGCAAGACCTGGGAATGGTACTTGGCGTACTGTTCCCAGGTCTTTTTGCTTTTCAACCCCGGCGTGACCAGAGAAGAAAGGTGAAGGCAATGGCTCAGACCGGCCTCGATACCGTCGCCGCGGATATTTTGCGCAATATCGGCGGGGCGGACAATATTGCGTCGTTCACGCACTGTGCAACGCGCTTACGCTTCGAGCTCCACGATTCCTCCAAAGCGGACAAGGAAGCTTTGGAGGCAAACCCCAAGGTGATGGGCGCTGTCCCGCAGGGCGCACACAACTACCAGGTCATCATCGGTGGCGACGTGGCAACCGTGTACAACGCCATGAACCGCCTGCCGGAAATGCAGGCCCGCAGCGGCGCATCCGATGCCGACGTGAAGGCGCAGGCGCGCAGCAAGGCGCGCGGAAAGAATGCCCGCTTGGACGCGTTCTTCGAATACCTTTCCGACTCCTTCCGCCCGCTTCTGGGCGTGCTCCTTGGCGCTTCGCTGATCATCGCTTTCGCCGCGGTCATGGATGCGTTTGGCGTCGCTGACTTCCGCGCTGAGGTCAAGACTCCAACGTGGCAGTTCATCGACGCGATGTGGCGTTCCGTCTTCTACTTCCTGCCCGTCTTCGTGGCGTATAACGCCGGCAAGAAGCTCGACATTGACCCCTGGGTTCCAGCCACCGTGATCTTCGCGCTCATGACGCCCGAATTCATGGGCCTCATGGACAATCCGGCCGTGACCACCGAAGTCAACGAGCTGCTGGGTACGGAGACGCACTCCGTGACCGTCTTCGGACTGTCGATGCTGCTCAACGATTACGGCGGGAACGTCTTCGTCCCGCTGATCATGGCACCTGTGGCGGCCCTGGTGTACAAGGGGCTGCAGAAGGTTATCCCTTCCTCAGTGCACATGGTCTTCGTGCCGTTCCTTACCTTGGCCGTCATGATTCCGGTCACGGCATTCCTCATCGGGCCGTTCGGCATTTGGCTGGGCAACATCATCGGCGTGGGCTTGGCGTGGCTGAACAGTAATGCGCCGTTTGTCTTCGCGATCTTGATCCCGATGCTGTACCCCTTCCTGGTTCCGCTTGGCCTGCACTGGCCGCTGAACGCGCTGATGCTGGTGAACATCAACACGCTGGGCTACGACTTCATCCAGGGCCCGATGGGCGTATGGAACTTTGCGTGCTTCGGCGCTACCGCCGGTGTGCTCGTCCTGTCCATGCGTGACAAGGACCCGGCCATGCGCCAGACGTCTGCATCCGCCCTGGCAGCAGGCCTCTTTGGCGGTATCTCCGAGCCGTCGCTCTACGGCATCCACCTGCGGTACAAGCGCATTTACCCGCGCATGCTGGTCGGTTGCTTCCTCGGTGGTGTAGTTATCGCGATCCTGTCCGCGGGCTCCGGGGGTGTGCAGACCAACGCGTTCGTCTTCACCTCGCTGCTGACCACCGTCGTGTTCAGCCCAATCGTGCCGTACCTCATCGCGATTGCGGTGTCTTTCTTCACCGCAATGTTCCTGATCATCTTCACCGACTACCGCACCCCGGAGGAGAAGGCAGAGGCACTCGCCCGCGCTGAAGCCGCCCGCGCCGAAGAATCGCTTAACGACGACGCCCCCGCCCCCACACCTGCACCCGCAGCACACGCTCCGGCAGCTACCGCGCAGGTGCTGGCACCGGTTGCTGGGCAGGTTGTCGCCCAGGAGTCCATCGCGGACGCTGCGTTTGCCGCCGGTGCTCTCGGCCGCGCAGTCGGCGTAGTCCCGGAGGCTGACGAGGTGCTCGCCCCACTCTCCGGCACGGTGATCTCCGTGGCTAAGACTGGCCACGCGTACGGCATCAAGACCGACGATGGGGTAGAGGTCTTGGTCCACATCGGTATCGACACTGTGAAGATGCCGGAAGGGTCGTTTACGGCGAACGTCGCAAAGCGTGACCGCGTGGAAGCCGGCGACCTGCTGGCAACGTTTAGCCGCGCCGACATCACGGCCGCAGGCCTGGATCCCACGGTCGTGGTATCCGTGGTCAACGCGAAGCAATGCCAAGAAGTAGAAGCCGTGGGCGCCGGTACCGTCGCCGTGGGTGAAGCGCTCTTCGCCGTCACCCGCTAGGTTGTAGGGCATGCACATTCTGCGGGTCTTCAACAACAATGTTGTCCTTGCGCGCCGGGGCGATGAGGAAGTCATCGTCACCGGGCGCGGCCTGGGTTTTCAGGCGAAATCGGGCGACGAGCTCGACCCGCAGAAAGTACAAAAAGTCTTTGTGCCTAGCGACGGCCGCGACCCCGACCACCTGGCCATCATGCTGGCCCAACTGCCGGGCTCGACGATCAGCCTGGTCAACTCGGTCCTAGAGGATGTCGGCGCACCAGATTCCGCGCGCAATTCCATTACGTTCGTGGTAGCCGTCGCCGACCACATCGACCAGGCGTTAAGGCGCACCATCCGGGGCGAACACATCTCCTATCCCCTCGAGGCCGAAGTACGTCACCTCTACCCGGAGGAACTGGAAAGAGCCCGCCAATTCGTCGCCGCGTTCAACGACCGGCAAGAAGCAATGGTCGCCCTGCCCGATTCGGAGGCCATCGCGCTGGCCCTGCACTTTGTGTCTACCAGCTTCACCACAGGCGACCTTTCGTTTACGTACAAGATGACGGGGCTTATTGAGCAGATTATCGACGTCATTAGCTCCGAATACGGCGTTGAACTCGACACCGTCAACGTCTCCGTCGCCAGGTTCATCACGCACCTGCGCTACTTATTCGTCCGCATCTCTCAGGAGCAACAGCTGGCAGACGAGGCCCCACAAATCGCCGCTGCGATCAACGAGGCCTACGCCCGCGAAGCCAGCCTGGCAGGGCGCCTAGCGTTCATGATTGAACTGCGTTTCAACACTGAACTGACCCCCTCAGAAGTGTCTTACCTCACCCTGCACATCGCCCGCATGGCCGGCACCCCAACCGAACTTTAACTGCTCATTTCGGGGTGTTCGCTACCAGCGTACAGGCGTCGATAAGCGCTGTAAGCTGCGGTTTCTTTAAAATTCTGCGTCCGAAGCGCTTCTTTACGCGCGCGGGCGCATTTTTTCACCTATCGCGCGGGTTAGAGTAGGTGACACTGATTTACTAAGAAACTAAAAGGGGTTGCACCATGTTTGAACGGTTTACTGACCGCGCACGGCGCGTCATCGTGCTTGCTCAAGAAGAAGCACGCATGCTCAACCACAACTACATCGGCACCGAGCACATCCTGCTGGGCCTGATTAGTGAAGGCGAAGGCGTTGCAGCCAAGGCACTCGAATCCATGGGGATTTCCCTGGAGGACGTGCGCCGCGAAGTAGAAGAAATTATCGGCCAGGGCACCCAGCCGCACTCCGGCCACATCCCATTTACCCCGAAGGCTAAGAAGGTCCTGGAGCTCGCGCTCCGTGAGGGCCTGCAGATGGGCCACAAGTACATTGGCACCGAATTCCTGCTGCTGGGCCTCATCCGCGAAGGCGACGGCGTTGCGGCACAGGTCCTGACCAAGCTCGGCGCGGACCTGCCGCGCGTGCGTCAGCAGGTTATCCAGCTGCTTAGCGGTTACGAAGGCAACCCGCAGAACAACCCGGAGGGCCCAGCAGCCGGCCCGGTTGGCGCGGGTGCCGCGTCCGGTCCTGGTGGCGGCGGGGGCCGTCAGGGTGAGCGTTCCAACTCCCTGGTCCTAGACCAGTTTGGCCGGAACTTGACCCAGGCTGCGAAGGACGGCAAGCTTGACCCCGTGGTCGGCCGCTCGAAGGAAATTGAGCGGATCATGCAGGTGCTTTCGCGCCGTACCAAGAACAACCCAGTCCTGATCGGCGAGCCCGGCGTGGGTAAGACCGCTGTGGTTGAGGGCCTGGCGTTGGACATCGTCAACGGCAAGGTTCCGGAGACCCTGCGCGATAAGCAGGTGTACTCGCTTGACCTGGGCTCCCTGGTCGCAGGTTCGCGTTACCGTGGTGACTTCGAAGAGCGCCTGAAGAAGGTGCTCAAGGAGATTAACCAGCGCGGCGACATCATCTTGTTCATCGATGAGATCCACACCCTCGTCGGCGCAGGTGCCGCCGAAGGTGCTATCGACGCTGCCTCGCTGCTCAAGCCGAAGCTGGCCCGTGGCGAGCTGCAGACCATCGGCGCCACCACGCTTGATGAGTACCGCAAGCACATCGAAAAGGACGCCGCCCTGGAGCGTCGCTTCCAGCCCGTCCAGGTCGACGAGCCATCCGTCGAGGACACCATCCAGATCCTGAAGGGCCTGCGCGACCGCTACGAGGCACACCACCGCGTGTCCATCACCGACGGCGCACTGGCTGCCGCGGCCCGCCTGTCCGACCGCTACATCAACGACCGCTTCTTGCCAGACAAGGC
Encoded here:
- a CDS encoding pantoate--beta-alanine ligase, translated to MALELGTAALISDPQRATMTASALRKTGKPVVAVPVGRVIHGGHQALLRAARRLPGAVVFAVVQNTDDAELLKAEGVDFTVLLPREATDTLVVPADYGLEDPGRLAHDLTYLVRVAGVLRPQAMILGEKDAELLAAFQRAVTDLQLGLKIRSVPTVRMPDGLALSVRNERIAPTVRDKAIAISAALTAGAYAAEYGAAKVIETARDVLAAAGLAPDYLEVRSPDMGPAPAEGDARLLCAVELPAVDGGTVRLLDSVGLPLGIGFKNLDNQG
- the lysS gene encoding lysine--tRNA ligase, whose protein sequence is MRREKRSRLLEEGVEAYPVEVDRTHSIAEVRAMFTVVTEDQETPAEIPEGVTALQPGEETEVEVSLVGRLMFMRNTGKLAFATLQEGDGTQIQAMLSQAVVGKEALDLWKRDVDLGDFVSVRGKVVASKRGELSIMAASWEMVSKALRPLPVSFAEMNEDSRVRHRYTDLIMREQARKNALTRIKVLAAVRHFMEKRGFLEVETPMLQTLHGGAAARPFITHSNALDIDLYLRIAPELFLKRCVVGGLEKVFEINRNFRNEGIDSSHSPEFAMMETYEAFGDYRTGARLIQDLIQSVAQEVYGTQVVTLADGTEYDFSGEWKVIEMYPSLNEALARKYPGQPEVTIHSTVEELRALADNIGMEWPKTGGWGHGKFVEEIWEYLCEDQLDGPIFVTNFPVETSPLVRGHREKEGVVEKWDLYVRGFELATGYSELVDPVIQRERFEDQARLAAGGDDEAMVLDEDFLAAMEQGMPPTSGTGMGVDRLLMALTGLGIRETVLFPLVKPEN
- a CDS encoding TetR/AcrR family transcriptional regulator, coding for MPAIKPERKEMQRNRIVDGTVRAIVKNGLASLSVSDIIHESGLSAGAIYGYFDGKEDIVQAAADKLLGIDEEHISKAALCSPVPTPSEVLVPMVTQQWLDDVPPGAVVQIWGHANIENSVRVSAIKKVEAVEAALGEYFTAWFAETAASREEAEIRAAELKRPALGLLQGALVQMALGMDAETSLSIGLEALLAR
- a CDS encoding MDR family MFS transporter, whose product is MAGAPSEHTEQPTPQYRVGPIITVLVLSAMIMIMNETTLSVALPSIMADFGVGADVVQWLVTGFLLTMAVVIPTTGWLLQRFTTRALFITSLTLFVIGSVLGALAPAFWVLLLARVVQACGTAMLLPMLMTVTLTIVAPERRGVMMGLNSVVISVAPAVGPTLAGFIINAQTWHHLFWVMVPIGIVVLIAGIFVLKNVGVTRKVPLDVFSVILSIIAFGALVYGLSTVGQLIQGGSSWPIVALLIGFVGVAFFAYRQRYLGRTGRALLDLTPFTVRNFVVSAVVVVMAMAMMLGTVNVLPIYLQSSLGVTALATGLIVLPGGLIQGIISPFIGRLYDSVGARPIAIPGALLMLIAQWWLHFIITPETSVTVLICAHVLFNVGMALVMTPLMTISLASLPGHLYPHGSAAMNTLQQLGGAAGTAVLIAAMTIGTTHAMQGGAAAEAATAHGTGQAFVAGGILGIIAVVASFFIGTPPKVTRVVEETP
- a CDS encoding glucose PTS transporter subunit IIA, coding for MAQTGLDTVAADILRNIGGADNIASFTHCATRLRFELHDSSKADKEALEANPKVMGAVPQGAHNYQVIIGGDVATVYNAMNRLPEMQARSGASDADVKAQARSKARGKNARLDAFFEYLSDSFRPLLGVLLGASLIIAFAAVMDAFGVADFRAEVKTPTWQFIDAMWRSVFYFLPVFVAYNAGKKLDIDPWVPATVIFALMTPEFMGLMDNPAVTTEVNELLGTETHSVTVFGLSMLLNDYGGNVFVPLIMAPVAALVYKGLQKVIPSSVHMVFVPFLTLAVMIPVTAFLIGPFGIWLGNIIGVGLAWLNSNAPFVFAILIPMLYPFLVPLGLHWPLNALMLVNINTLGYDFIQGPMGVWNFACFGATAGVLVLSMRDKDPAMRQTSASALAAGLFGGISEPSLYGIHLRYKRIYPRMLVGCFLGGVVIAILSAGSGGVQTNAFVFTSLLTTVVFSPIVPYLIAIAVSFFTAMFLIIFTDYRTPEEKAEALARAEAARAEESLNDDAPAPTPAPAAHAPAATAQVLAPVAGQVVAQESIADAAFAAGALGRAVGVVPEADEVLAPLSGTVISVAKTGHAYGIKTDDGVEVLVHIGIDTVKMPEGSFTANVAKRDRVEAGDLLATFSRADITAAGLDPTVVVSVVNAKQCQEVEAVGAGTVAVGEALFAVTR
- a CDS encoding PRD domain-containing protein, translated to MHILRVFNNNVVLARRGDEEVIVTGRGLGFQAKSGDELDPQKVQKVFVPSDGRDPDHLAIMLAQLPGSTISLVNSVLEDVGAPDSARNSITFVVAVADHIDQALRRTIRGEHISYPLEAEVRHLYPEELERARQFVAAFNDRQEAMVALPDSEAIALALHFVSTSFTTGDLSFTYKMTGLIEQIIDVISSEYGVELDTVNVSVARFITHLRYLFVRISQEQQLADEAPQIAAAINEAYAREASLAGRLAFMIELRFNTELTPSEVSYLTLHIARMAGTPTEL